A single region of the Nicotiana sylvestris chromosome 6, ASM39365v2, whole genome shotgun sequence genome encodes:
- the LOC138871037 gene encoding uncharacterized protein — protein MPYHPVGNGQADSINKVIINNLKKLEESKGNWPEVLPGVLWAYRTTTKTSTGETPFSLVYGAEALIPVEIGEPSTRYTQATEESNEEEIRVNLDLLEERREAAFIWMAAQKQVME, from the coding sequence ATGCCTtaccatccggtgggtaatggacaagctgactcaataaataaagtcattatcaacaacttgaagaaattGGAGGAATCTAAAGGCAATTGGCCAGAGGTGTTACCTGGGGTCTTGTGGGCTTATCGAACAACCACAAAAACAAGTACGGGGGAAACACCATTCTCACTTGTATACGGagctgaagccttaattccagtcgagataggggaaccaagtacgaGATATACACAAGCTACTGAGGAATCAAATGAAGAAGAGATACGAGTAAACTTGGATTTACTTGAAGAAAGGAGGGAAGCTGCATTTATATGGATGGCAGCGCAAAAACAAGTTATGGAGTGA